Genomic window (Culex pipiens pallens isolate TS chromosome 3, TS_CPP_V2, whole genome shotgun sequence):
CGCCCTTCGTCCCTTCGGTTCCGGCAGCTCCCGCAATTCCAATACCCACGATGAACAGCAACTACATCTCCATCGGTGGCAAGCTCGTCGCTTTGCCGGAGTCCATCACCAAACTCACCGTCAACAGCTCCTCCATCGCCACCGCTTCGGCAGTCCAAAGCAATACCATGCAACAGCCGTGGCAGTTCCTCCAGACATTGATGGAACGGCGACCATCGAAGATACTAGACCCCGTCGTGGACTTCCTCGCCACAAGCTACCTCTCAACGGGCAAAGTAATGGTCGACAGCGCGCTGTCCGCGCTCAACACAACCGAGGCCTTCTTCTACAACATTGCCAACTCCACACTGAACTTTGCTACGGATCAGGTTTCGCTCGGTCTTCAGGGCGTCACGCGGTCCTTCAATGACCTGACCCAGCTGAAGCGAACCTGCGTCGGCGGAGCTCCCGAGGACGCCGGCCGCCGAGTAATGGAAAAGGCGACCGGATGCGTTCGCGAACGGCTGGACGAGGTGATTGGGATTGTGGACCAGTTCCGTACCAACGTTGAGGCTACCGAAGGCGTGTTCAGCGGATGGCTGATAGAGATGCAGAAGTGCAACGCTAAGAATTTTCCAACTTTGGCAGACGCGGAGCTGGATGCCGCTCAGCGAAAGTGTTACGCAGAGGCTCTAGTAAGTCCAACCGGCAAGATCGTTGACATCCCTCTGCGTTGGACAACTTTGGCGTCACGAACCAGCACCGCCGTAACCACCTTCAAGGCGCAGCTTGGACTCTGCGCCGGGAAGGTGATCATGGAGGTTGCCGCTGTAGCGAACGAGCTCGGCTCCAAAATCACGTCCTGCGCGTTACGGCTGATAatctaaagcaaaaaataaacctaCTCCCCAAACCCGCCCCAAAATCCCATCTTCATATCACACTTACCCAGCCTCAGCTCGCCAAAGTTGCCGCAGCCGATCTTCTTGCCGACGCGAAAGTTCGGGCCGACCATCAGGACGCCGGACGACGAACTGACCGAGTGGCGTGCGGAGTACATGCTGCTGCCGCCGCCCCGGGTGGTGCCACCTCCGCctccgccaccaccaccgccgccgcccCCGGCCGTCGTCGACGTTCCGGCACCGGGAACTCCACTGCAACAGAGAAGACAGAGAAGGAAGAAATGGTTAGGCTAATGTGGTTACAAGGTGAGACAGTTTGGTGACCTTTTGATTCGAATCTTGAAAGGATGAGATAGTAGTTTATATTGAGTCAAGGTCTCGAGACTAATACGTCCCGTCAGCATTGGTGTGACATTGATAAAGAGCTTCTCCACCACGAAAAACCCACAGTCACGTGTACTCAGTGCTCTAATCCTACAAGCTGCTAAAATTAGACTATTTATTTGCCGTGCTTTGGAGCTATTTACCCACGCTTCGGAATACAGACCAACGAGACAGAGTGGTCCGGTTGGTATGTCGCTGGTCACACGCCGATACGTGCCATCGACTGAGGGACCAGAGGAGTAGGAAAGTAGCAAACTAAAAATGAATCATTCTCGTTAGTGGTACCGTTTTGGCGTATGGTAGGTCAGATAATTACACAGTCTGGATGATGATTTTAAatcagtggttctcaacctttatcgttccattccccccttgactaTTTTGCAAGACCTTCATTCCCCCCCtccttgaattttgaaaaaaaaatcaaatataatcTTAGATTCAATGTTTACCATAGGTAACGTCAATcccattaaaaacaaaaaatatgtacatatttaaaacataaatttttattttatgaaataaactgaaaaattaaatgaactGTTTCTGTTTGAATTAATGCCCATTGAATGAAAacccatttttcaaattttgttcataAATATTCtatgctaaatttaaaaaaaaaaaactgtactgGAATTAAGCCTTAACACATTTAATAAtacgtaaaaaagttttattgttcaagttaaaaaaaatatttgaattctttaaaactAAACAATTTGATTCCAACCACTGCtccttgaaaatttaagaaaatatttgaaaaagtaaggattgaaaaaaaatacttgttcaAATGCGATATAAATACTAccagaaatttttgtttaatttattttgaaaaatatactaATTTTTAGAATTGTGCACAAATAATTACAATCTCTTTGAAAATTAACTCTAAACTCTAATTTTaggaaaacttttaaaaatttaaattagctattgtttgaaataaaacCCAAAGTCGAAAAAAAGATTTACAAACCTTTTCTATTTTATATCTTAACCGCTTTTGTTGAGAAGCTTAAAAAATATCCACaaattatcatgttcagtatcgaTAAGTCCTCCCCAATTCGATACTTTTAAAGAAAGTTTCAGATATGGATTTCTTTGCAAGCGCGTTTAAAGGTAATGGATTTCTATTgcatcctcattcccccccaaaaatggccaaattcccccccaggggggaattcctcaccggttgagaaacactgttttAAATGGTACTGATTCAGCTGTCTTGTACAGGGCACAAGATTCCCTTTGACATTTATTGCTGCTTAAAAGAAGCTTTGAAAGCAAATGAAAACCTCTTGAACTTCTAAAGCAGAATTGCTTTGgaatttttgtgtatatttgaACTCGTATTTGCAAATAGATGAACTCTTTCGGATGGCAAACTAACAAGCAACAGCAATTTGGCAATCAAATTGGACTAGTGGCCTGAAGCTCGAGATGCTAAATTTGCCAAGTTGGATGATTTTAAACGCAT
Coding sequences:
- the LOC128093558 gene encoding uncharacterized protein LOC128093558 isoform X1: MTYLLLVWSTILVSVSVATGRLSNITISIGNRYNTQVGATDMGTNITGLTITLSRWSGKVSLAGSGNQIEVSSSGNDSTTIRVEFGQHLTKLNESSSYVELPAPIEPTNNTIPSRRKRETGFLPILPVTAAPFVPSVPAAPAIPIPTMNSNYISIGGKLVALPESITKLTVNSSSIATASAVQSNTMQQPWQFLQTLMERRPSKILDPVVDFLATSYLSTGKVMVDSALSALNTTEAFFYNIANSTLNFATDQVSLGLQGVTRSFNDLTQLKRTCVGGAPEDAGRRVMEKATGCVRERLDEVIGIVDQFRTNVEATEGVFSGWLIEMQKCNAKNFPTLADAELDAAQRKCYAEALVSPTGKIVDIPLRWTTLASRTSTAVTTFKAQLGLCAGKVIMEVAAVANELGSKITSCALRLII
- the LOC128093558 gene encoding uncharacterized protein LOC128093558 isoform X2 is translated as MTYLLLVWSTILVSATGRLSNITISIGNRYNTQVGATDMGTNITGLTITLSRWSGKVSLAGSGNQIEVSSSGNDSTTIRVEFGQHLTKLNESSSYVELPAPIEPTNNTIPSRRKRETGFLPILPVTAAPFVPSVPAAPAIPIPTMNSNYISIGGKLVALPESITKLTVNSSSIATASAVQSNTMQQPWQFLQTLMERRPSKILDPVVDFLATSYLSTGKVMVDSALSALNTTEAFFYNIANSTLNFATDQVSLGLQGVTRSFNDLTQLKRTCVGGAPEDAGRRVMEKATGCVRERLDEVIGIVDQFRTNVEATEGVFSGWLIEMQKCNAKNFPTLADAELDAAQRKCYAEALVSPTGKIVDIPLRWTTLASRTSTAVTTFKAQLGLCAGKVIMEVAAVANELGSKITSCALRLII